The genomic interval GGGGGAGAGGTCTCGGCCAGATCCCGTGCGGCGGAGTTGGGTAAAACCTATTCCAACCTCAACGAAACCGGGAGACGCAGGTTCCTGGAGCTGCTCGCCACCGAGTATGATGTCGATTATGACGGCGTCGAAGATGCCATCAACCGCCGCAGAGAGGCAGAGAGTATCGAGGAGCTGCAGCAGGCCGCCCTTGATCTGCGCTATCTGCTGGAGGCCCCGAGGGTAAAGCTTTTCAAACAGTTCAATGAATTGGAAGAAGGGGTTAAGTTTCTGGTTGATCTGCGCGTTGAACTGATCCGCTGGGCCAGGGAGGACAGCCGCCTCAAGTCGCTTGATCTTGATGTCTATCAGCTGCTCTGCTCCTGGTTTGATGTCGGGTTTCTTGATCTCCAGCAGATTACCTGGAAAACTTCTGCGGCGCTTCTGGAGAAGCTCATCGACTATGAAGCCGTTCATGAGATCCGGTCCTGGGATGATCTTAAGCACCGGCTGGAGGAAGACAGATTGTGTTATGCCTTTTTCCATCCGCGTATGCCGGACGAGCCGCTTATATTTGTAGAAGTTGCTCTGGTCAACGGCATGAGCTGCAATATTCATGAGGTACTGGATGTTAAAGCACCTAATTGTGATCCGGCAAAGGCCGATACGGCAATATTTTATTCCATTTCAAACTGCCAGCGGGGATTGGCCGGGGTTAGCTTTGGTAATTTTCTCATTAAACGTGTAGTTGCCGATCTGGTGGGGAAAATGCCTAACCTGAAGAAATTCTGCACACTTTCTCCCATACCGGGATTTCTTGCATGGCTGCGGCAGCACGAGGATTCGCAGGAGCTTTCCGAATTTGATGAATCCGTGGTCGGCTTTCTTCTGCAGGCGGGAGATGATCCCGGTACACTGAAGAAGGTTCTGCGCAACAAAGCGTCGATGGCTGATCAGGCTGCTAATAAAGGATTGCGGTCATCCATCATGGGGTTGTGCGCCCATTATCTGGTTAACGCCAGAAGAGGGGAGCAGGTCTATGACAGAGTCGCCAATTTCCACCTCACCAATGGAGCCCGTATAGAACGGATCAACTGGTCGGCAAACCTCTCCAGTCAAGGGCTGCGGCAGTCTGCCGGACTTATGGTGAATTATCTTTACGATCTTCGGGAAATTGAAAAAAACCATGAGCTGTATCGGACCCACGGCGAGGTTCCCATTTCAACTGCGGTCAAAAGGCTGCTGAAATGACGAGAGGTGTTTTACTTCTTTGTGTTACCAAAAGGTAACGTGAGTGACAGGGTGAGATCAAAGGAGTCTTTACCGACTGCCGCGTGAATGTATTGGTGGTTATGTTGAAGAAAAATAAGATGTTGTAAATAGATATGATCAAAGAACAATAATGGAATTCGTCTGGAGTTTTCAAGGGTATCCCAAAAACAGAACCATTTTGGCATACCGATTGCTTTCTATTGAAGCAGAAATGAAAAGAGGTTGTCAAAAAAATAATGATCCTGTAAAATTCATAAAAAATAACCTCCGAGCCAAACAGCCTAAGTCGAAAGATAAGGTCCGCGGCCGATAGGGTCCGGTTGGAAACAGCCCGGCCTCCCGACATTGGAAAGGAGAACTCATGTCAAAAAACCATCTGAATGAATCGCGCCGTGCTATTGATACAGCGGTGCCCGCTAACCAACTGATTGATAATTACCACAGAAGCATCACCTATCTCCGCCTCTCCGTAACTGATCGGTGTGATCTGCGCTGCCGCTATTGTTGTCCGGAGAAAGGAATCCAGCTGGTTCCCCATGATGAAATTCTCACCTTTGAAGAACTGCTAAGACTCGTCCGAATCTTCGCGTCTCTTGGAGTAAGCAAATACCGCATCACCGGTGGTGAACCTTTTGCGAGAAAAGGGCTGCTTACCTTCCTCAAGGATTTGAAGCAGATCGAGGGTGTAGGATCTCTCTATATTACTACAAACGGGGTGCAGGCAGGCAGACATCTGGATGGACTGGTGTCCGCCGGTATTGACGGCATTAATCTCAGCCTCGACACCCTGGAAAAAAAACGATTCTGGAAAATAACCAGGCGTGATCGTCTTGAAGATGTTCTGCACACACTTCATGGAGCATTGCAGAAAAAAATACCCATCAAAATAAACAGCGTCGTCCAGGATGATACCACTGACGAAGAGCTCAGAGCTCTGATTGATCTCGGCAAAAACGATCCGGTGACTGTTCGATTTATTGAGACCATGCCTTTTTCCGGGTCCGGAGAGATACAGAATCACGACAGCGATCGTCTTTTTGACCGGTTGAAGAACATCTTTCCTGCCATGGAGGAAGACGTGAATATTGAACCCTCGACGGCAAGGCTTTTTGTCCTCCCCCGGCACAGTGGGAAAATCGGCCTGATCGAAGGCCACTCCAGGCATTTTTGTAAAACATGCAATAAGGTGCGGATAACTCCGACCGGAATGTTGAAGACCTGCCTCTATGATAACGGTGCACTGGATCTCAGAGCCCAGTTGCGCAACGGTTGCAACGACAAGGAACTACGAGAACAAATCATCCATTGTGCACAAAACAGTTGGGTTGATGGTCATGCGGCGGAGCGTGTATCCAATAGATCCTCGGAGCCGTCAATGGCCGGAATAGGAGGCTGAGACTAGATTATCAATGAAAGAAAACAATACTCACACCGCGCAGAAGACTAAAACCATATCAATCGCCGAAGCATTGGCGATCATCAAGGAAAATATTCCCGAAGCCGCACAGAAAAAATGTTCATTGGAGGAGGGTATTGGGAAGTATCTGGCTGAGGACATCACTGCCCTGGAGCCGTCTCCACGGTATACCAATTCGGCAATGGACGGCTTTGCAGTGCGCTGGCAGGATGTCGAAGAGGTACATCCCGATTCTCCGGTGTCTTTGAAGATTATCGGAGAGAGCCAGGCCGGTATGCAGTACACCGACACGGTCGGGCAGGGCGAGGCGGTGCGGATTTCGACCGGAGCCGTTGTCGCTCCAGGCTGCGACACCGTTATCCGGGTAGAGGATACGCGTGATCAGGGTGATTTTGTGGAAATTCACGCTGTCAAATGCCAGGGTCAGGATATTCGTTACCGGGGTGAGGAATTTCAGGAGGGTGAGCTGCTGCTGCGCAGGGGCACGAAAATCACCGCTGCCCGGGCTGCTCTGCTGGCATCCATCGGTGTCGGTAAAGTTACGGTTTTTCAACCGTGCAGGGTCGCCATTCTGGTTACCGGATCGGAGCTCGTCTCTGTTGGCGAGAGCATTGCCGATGACCAGATTAGGGATTCGAATATGATCATGCTTTGGGCGGCTGTCCGTGAGGCCGGCGGAGAAGTGGTGAGCTGCATCCGTGTTTCCGACGATGAGGACGCCACCCGGCTGGCCATTGCAGAAGCCTCGGCTGATATTGTACTCTGCAGCGGAGGAATTTCCGTTGGCCGCCATGATCATGTCAAAAACGCCGCTGCGGCAAACGGCTTTGACACCCTTTTCTGGGGAATCCGGCAAAAGCCTGGAAAACCATTATATTTTGCCCGCAGAGGAAAAACTCTGTTGTTTGGATTACCGGGCAATCCCGTCTCCGCCTTCATGTGCTATACTCACTATGTCAGGCCGGTGATTGCCTCGCTGAACAGTCTGTCCTTCGGCTGGCCCATGGTTTCGGGAGAAGCGGTTGCCGATATCCATAACAACGGTAAACGTACCAATATGATTCGCGTTCAGCTGCAGTGGCGGCCTAATGGCGGCTACTCCATAACACATGCCGCCAAGCAGGGCTCTCATATGCTGACATCGCTTGCATATGCCGATGGCTATATAATCCTGGAGCCGGACCAGAAGTTGGAGCGGGGAGAGCGCATTGATGTATACAAATATGATTTTATTAGAGAACTTGTTTGAGGAGTGATTGTTATGGGGTATGTGGAAGCGGTCTGTACCAGCGCAAAGAAAGGCATGATTAAGAAGGAACAGGAGAAGGTCGTCATGAAGACGGAATGGGGCATAGAGACGGATGCTCATGCTGGAGACTGGCACCGCCAGGTCTCCCTGCTGGCCGGCGAAAGTATTGATGCGGTCAAAGATATCATGCCGACCCTGAAAAAGGGCGCCTTTGCCGAGAATATCATTACCCGGGGTGTGGATTTAAGTGCAGTCGCCATCGGAGACCGCCTGAAAATCGGCAATGATGTCACTCTGGAAATCACCCAGATCGGCAAGGAATGCCATAACAGCGGTTGCGCCATAAAGAAGCTGACCGGTGACTGCATAATGCCGAAAGAAGGAATCTTCGCGAGAGTTATAGCAGGTGGAGAAGTAAAAGCCAAAGATACCATTTTCCTGCTGCATTAGTACCTTACTCCTGAAATCCTACTATAAAAACCTTATTTGATAACTGTGAATGCCCTCTATATCCAAGATACTCATCCCCTTTAGGGGGGAGAAAAGTTGGGTTACTTATGGGCTTCAGGGCTTCAGGGATAGTTGCCTTTTTTCTTTTTATCCCTGAAAGGCCCGCTGTTGCGATGGTGCTACTCTGCATGCAGTACCACGGAAAAACAGTTGAACATTGCCCAGATCTCTTCTCCTTCCCGCAGGCTGATGCTCTGATTTTCAGCCGAAGAAACTACAGCACAGATTTCCGTTGTCTCGGAAACAGTAACGATACATTCTGTATTGATTTCTCCCTTTGTTATCCTGGTTACCTTCCCTTTCAACCTGTTTTCCGCGCTGCAGGAAGATGCGGTATCGCCGCCGTGCAGAATAACCGAAGGCGCCTTGACCTCGGCGGTAATCAACTTGCCTTGACTCAGGCCCAGTCTTTCCAGGCTGTGATTGGTAATGATTGTGGTGATGATGAAACCGTCAATGGTCTTTATGGTGATCCGTGTCTGAATGTCACCCCTGTCAATAATTTCAACCTTGCCGAAGAAGGAATTCCGTGCACTGGTTTTACGCATGGATTCCTTTTCCATGAATGTCCTGGCAACCTTGCGGATTTCTTCCCTGGAGAAGGATACGTAGGAAGAGGTCAGATTCGGCGTCGAGTGGCCCAGCATCATCTGGACCGCCGGCAGGGGCATGCTGCTGCGCATCAACTCCACTGCCCGGGCTTTGCGGAGCATCTCCGGGCCTCCCAACTTTTTGAGAAATCCGCAGGACTCGGCGCGTTCATAAAGCTTGCGGCGCACAAAACCGGGATCGACATCCAGCCCACCTCCCGACATTTTCTGAAACGCGGGATCGCTTAAAATATCTTTGACTTCCCGCGAAAGCGTCTCGGGAATCTGGACCTCCCTCGGCTCGCTCTGTTCCCCATCGCCCGTATCCCGAAAGAGAATGTAATGATCAGACCAGTCGATGTCTTTGTATGGGTGTAACGCCAGTATTTCGTTCAGCTTAGCTCCAGCGTAACGGATGAGCAGGAAGATTAGAAATACTCTGCGGCGGGACAAACGTATATCGGCGCGGTTCGATTCATCAATCCAATTCCGGAAAGACTGTTCGAGGACGGATAATTGGCCGCTGTCCAAATAATGTTCCGCATCGGTATCGGCGACAGCAACCAGGCGGCCATGGGTATTTTGGGGCATTTTTTATCTCCATGCGAAAAAAGCAGCTGGGCTTCATCAGGTCAGGTAATGTAACATAACCTCTTCTAAATGCGTACAATAAGCTCTTGACTCCCCGGACGAAAACAGTATAGTCACGAATATGATAATAATCGTGTTTTCAAAGCCGATCGAGTCTTTTTTTCTGTAATGGTGAGGCAGTCATGTTTTTTCAAACCGCTGGAATTGAAGTGGCCGTATGGATTCCTCCGCTCGTCGCTTTTGTAATTTCATTTTTCACCTCCATGGGCGGCGTATCCGGCGCCTTTCTGCTTCTGCCGTTCCAGATGTCCGTTCTGGGCTATACCACTCCCTCGGTCAGCGCCACCAACCAGCTGTTCAACATAGTAGCCATACCGAGCGGAGTTTATCGTTACTGGAAGGAAGGCCGGATGGTCTGGCCCCTGACCTGGGTTGTTGTTGCCGGTACTCTGCCCGGTGTCTTTGCCGGGGCTTTTATACGGATTGCCTATCTGCCTGATCCGCAGACCTTCAAGATATTTGCCGCCGCCGTCCTGTTCTATATCGGTTTTAGAATGGCTCGGGACCTGATTGACGCAAAGAAGGGCAAAGCTGATACTAAAGACGCCGGCGAGAAACGTTTTCAGGAGATGGTACGCCGCCATCGCGCCAAGGTTGCAGTCAGGAAGTATGCGCATGCCGATCCTTCCGCGGTCAGGGTCACCCATTTTAATTTGAAGCGGCTTGGCTACACCTTCTATGAAGAAAGCTTTGATGTCTCCTTTTGGAGCATCTTCCTTCTCAGTCTCATTGTCGGCGTTGTCGGAGGAATTTACGGCATCGGCGGTGGTTCCATCATCGCGCCGTTTTTCATCACCTTTTTAGGATTGCCGGTCTATACGGTTGCCGGGGCGGCTTTGATGGGCACGTTCGTCACCTCGATTGCCGGTGTGATCTTCTATCAGGCCATCGCCCCGTTTTATCCGAATCTTGCCGTGGCCCCGGACTGGCTGCTGGGAATTCTCTTCGGCATAGGCGGCATGGCGGGAATGTATTTCGGTGCCCGTTGCCAGAAATTCGTTCCGGCGAAAACCATCAAGTGGATGCTTGCCGCCATTATCGCGTCGACGGCGGTTAAATACCTGGTGGATTTCTTCTATGGCTGAGAAGCTCTTCTCGAAGAGGGAAGAAAAGCAGGATAAATCTTCAGAATTATAACTATTCTCTAGTGCCGCAGGACTGAAGAGAACATATCAGCTATCCAGTGAATCGGCAGGAGGTTGGTAGGGACTGGACAGCGATAAGGCATTGTGCTTGCAGAAAGCGATGCAAAGCCCGCAACTGCTGCACCTCTCCGGCCTGAATATCAATATTTTTTGTTTTGCCGCTCCGCTGAGCTTGAGAGCACCTGTGGGACAGATGCCGGAACAGCGCGGACATGGCACACAGGCAGCATTTATGCTCAGATCAGGGCTGAAGGCTGCGGCAAGGGAGGGGGGAACATCGTCGGCAAGATTCTGCAGGCTTTTCTGCAGCAATTTTGTCTTCAAAGGAATTCTCCGGGTGTCGTGAGAATCATTGCTCTGCGGAGGGTGCGCCGGCAGTGACGATTTTGCAGCGGCGAAAGCGCCTTTTTTAAGGACTCCAAGAAATGATCTCCGGTCCGTAGCCCGGCCATCGTTTGCATACCCATCCCGTATGATTAAATCCGTGCAAAGAATCGAGCCGGCCTGTCGGCGCAGGCGCTCGAGCATTCTCCTGAAAGCAAGAGAAGCCGCCATATTTGTACAGAAGGAGCAGGAAACGGCATTGAAATAGACGGCCCTCTTTTTTGAAGAACTTCCCAGGAACAGTAAGGCTTCATAGGAAAAAATACCGAGACAGGGAACAACCTTCTCCCCTGCCGAAAAATCCTTTTGGCGAGGGCATGAAAAGTTAACAACTTCATCTTTACTCTGCTCGAAGGCGATAAGCTCTCCGCCAAAATCATATCCTGGGGTGAATGCGTCGTTCGGGCATGCGGACGTGCAAAGCATACACTCTGTGCATTTGCTTTGATCCAGCTGAATTCGCTTATCGCTATAATTCAAGGCGTTTGCCGGGCAATCATCTATACATAGGCTGCATCTGCAGCTGTTCAGCCTGTTTCGAAGGCAGAGGCGGGAGTCCACTTCCACTTCAAAACTCGATTCTTTAATAAAGCCTGTCAAAAAAGAGAAGGTAACCATTTCAAACTGTTTATTTCAGCTGATATCCTGATAGACACGGTGTCAGGCGGCTTTATCTATGCATTTCTGCTGAGATGTCAAAAAACCGGCAAGACAATCTGCAAGGGATAAATAAAATACATTGGTGGTTCCGGCCCGAATCGCCCCGCAAAAATCATCCACCCAGGTTTGCAGACATGCTGTAAAAAAGTCGAGTCGGAAATTCCTATACCTTTCAGCTTCGGCAGTCCGGCCTTCTGCGGCAGTCCGGCTCTCCTCTCCACAAAGAAAGGACATAAACTCAAGTTCAATGGCTATATGATCCGCAGGTTCGTTTTCCTCTACCTCTAAACCCGCATCCCGATAAAATTTCATGACTTTGATGGTGGATTCACCCATTACCTCACGCTTCTTTTCCAGATAGATGGAACCGTAGGGGGCGGCATGAAGCTCAAATGGTCCGACAAAGAGGGCTGCATGATCCAGAACCAACTGTTCCTGATCCTGGTTGAGCAGGCTCTCGGACATCAGCCTGGCGGAGGTGGCTGCAATCGGTGAAAACCCTTCCAGGAGCATGGCCAGATTATCGCATACCTTCTGCTCCAGGAAGAGAGCTTTGTCCGGTTCATAGAAGCAGGCGGACAGGAGCCTGAAGCAATCGCCGGCCCGG from Desulfopila inferna carries:
- a CDS encoding TorD/DmsD family molecular chaperone; amino-acid sequence: MTTHDTQQISRAGDCFRLLSACFYEPDKALFLEQKVCDNLAMLLEGFSPIAATSARLMSESLLNQDQEQLVLDHAALFVGPFELHAAPYGSIYLEKKREVMGESTIKVMKFYRDAGLEVEENEPADHIAIELEFMSFLCGEESRTAAEGRTAEAERYRNFRLDFFTACLQTWVDDFCGAIRAGTTNVFYLSLADCLAGFLTSQQKCIDKAA
- a CDS encoding malonyl-CoA decarboxylase domain-containing protein, giving the protein MGEIQEPLWERTLRRIQDIWPLADSVVPRNRFSTDLPHSDLPRLRKKIDSCLDGKGGEVSARSRAAELGKTYSNLNETGRRRFLELLATEYDVDYDGVEDAINRRREAESIEELQQAALDLRYLLEAPRVKLFKQFNELEEGVKFLVDLRVELIRWAREDSRLKSLDLDVYQLLCSWFDVGFLDLQQITWKTSAALLEKLIDYEAVHEIRSWDDLKHRLEEDRLCYAFFHPRMPDEPLIFVEVALVNGMSCNIHEVLDVKAPNCDPAKADTAIFYSISNCQRGLAGVSFGNFLIKRVVADLVGKMPNLKKFCTLSPIPGFLAWLRQHEDSQELSEFDESVVGFLLQAGDDPGTLKKVLRNKASMADQAANKGLRSSIMGLCAHYLVNARRGEQVYDRVANFHLTNGARIERINWSANLSSQGLRQSAGLMVNYLYDLREIEKNHELYRTHGEVPISTAVKRLLK
- the moaA gene encoding GTP 3',8-cyclase MoaA; amino-acid sequence: MSKNHLNESRRAIDTAVPANQLIDNYHRSITYLRLSVTDRCDLRCRYCCPEKGIQLVPHDEILTFEELLRLVRIFASLGVSKYRITGGEPFARKGLLTFLKDLKQIEGVGSLYITTNGVQAGRHLDGLVSAGIDGINLSLDTLEKKRFWKITRRDRLEDVLHTLHGALQKKIPIKINSVVQDDTTDEELRALIDLGKNDPVTVRFIETMPFSGSGEIQNHDSDRLFDRLKNIFPAMEEDVNIEPSTARLFVLPRHSGKIGLIEGHSRHFCKTCNKVRITPTGMLKTCLYDNGALDLRAQLRNGCNDKELREQIIHCAQNSWVDGHAAERVSNRSSEPSMAGIGG
- a CDS encoding TOBE domain-containing protein, which codes for MPQNTHGRLVAVADTDAEHYLDSGQLSVLEQSFRNWIDESNRADIRLSRRRVFLIFLLIRYAGAKLNEILALHPYKDIDWSDHYILFRDTGDGEQSEPREVQIPETLSREVKDILSDPAFQKMSGGGLDVDPGFVRRKLYERAESCGFLKKLGGPEMLRKARAVELMRSSMPLPAVQMMLGHSTPNLTSSYVSFSREEIRKVARTFMEKESMRKTSARNSFFGKVEIIDRGDIQTRITIKTIDGFIITTIITNHSLERLGLSQGKLITAEVKAPSVILHGGDTASSCSAENRLKGKVTRITKGEINTECIVTVSETTEICAVVSSAENQSISLREGEEIWAMFNCFSVVLHAE
- a CDS encoding sulfite exporter TauE/SafE family protein; the encoded protein is MFFQTAGIEVAVWIPPLVAFVISFFTSMGGVSGAFLLLPFQMSVLGYTTPSVSATNQLFNIVAIPSGVYRYWKEGRMVWPLTWVVVAGTLPGVFAGAFIRIAYLPDPQTFKIFAAAVLFYIGFRMARDLIDAKKGKADTKDAGEKRFQEMVRRHRAKVAVRKYAHADPSAVRVTHFNLKRLGYTFYEESFDVSFWSIFLLSLIVGVVGGIYGIGGGSIIAPFFITFLGLPVYTVAGAALMGTFVTSIAGVIFYQAIAPFYPNLAVAPDWLLGILFGIGGMAGMYFGARCQKFVPAKTIKWMLAAIIASTAVKYLVDFFYG
- a CDS encoding MOSC domain-containing protein — translated: MGYVEAVCTSAKKGMIKKEQEKVVMKTEWGIETDAHAGDWHRQVSLLAGESIDAVKDIMPTLKKGAFAENIITRGVDLSAVAIGDRLKIGNDVTLEITQIGKECHNSGCAIKKLTGDCIMPKEGIFARVIAGGEVKAKDTIFLLH
- a CDS encoding molybdopterin molybdotransferase MoeA encodes the protein MKENNTHTAQKTKTISIAEALAIIKENIPEAAQKKCSLEEGIGKYLAEDITALEPSPRYTNSAMDGFAVRWQDVEEVHPDSPVSLKIIGESQAGMQYTDTVGQGEAVRISTGAVVAPGCDTVIRVEDTRDQGDFVEIHAVKCQGQDIRYRGEEFQEGELLLRRGTKITAARAALLASIGVGKVTVFQPCRVAILVTGSELVSVGESIADDQIRDSNMIMLWAAVREAGGEVVSCIRVSDDEDATRLAIAEASADIVLCSGGISVGRHDHVKNAAAANGFDTLFWGIRQKPGKPLYFARRGKTLLFGLPGNPVSAFMCYTHYVRPVIASLNSLSFGWPMVSGEAVADIHNNGKRTNMIRVQLQWRPNGGYSITHAAKQGSHMLTSLAYADGYIILEPDQKLERGERIDVYKYDFIRELV
- a CDS encoding 4Fe-4S dicluster domain-containing protein; protein product: MVTFSFLTGFIKESSFEVEVDSRLCLRNRLNSCRCSLCIDDCPANALNYSDKRIQLDQSKCTECMLCTSACPNDAFTPGYDFGGELIAFEQSKDEVVNFSCPRQKDFSAGEKVVPCLGIFSYEALLFLGSSSKKRAVYFNAVSCSFCTNMAASLAFRRMLERLRRQAGSILCTDLIIRDGYANDGRATDRRSFLGVLKKGAFAAAKSSLPAHPPQSNDSHDTRRIPLKTKLLQKSLQNLADDVPPSLAAAFSPDLSINAACVPCPRCSGICPTGALKLSGAAKQKILIFRPERCSSCGLCIAFCKHNALSLSSPYQPPADSLDS